One window of the Betta splendens chromosome 21, fBetSpl5.4, whole genome shotgun sequence genome contains the following:
- the tmtops2b gene encoding teleost multiple tissue opsin 2b, translated as MDLRMFSGLDALNYSVNLSDDRELMDPPGDRKLSPAGFAVLSVMLGLIMTFGFLNNFVVLLLFCKFKKLRTPVNMLLLNISVSDMLVCMFGTTLSFASSIRGRWLLGPSGCNWYGFINSCFGIVSLISLVILSYDRYSTLTVYNKRGPDYRKPLLAVAATWLYSLFWTVPPLLGWSSYSTEGAGTSCSVSWTARTAQSHAYIICLFTFCLGLPVLVMIYCYGRLLWAVKQVGKIRKTAARRREYHILFMVLTTAACYLLCWMPYGVVAMMATFGPPDIISPVASVVPSLLAKSSTVINPLIYILMNKQFYRCFLVLFHCKHWSAENGNTSVASKTTAIQLNRRVGDGAVACGVHVGPVGLPPCSAAAVKNTTAPEVTA; from the exons ATGGACCTCAGGATGTTTTCTGGCCTGGACGCGCTCAACTACAGCGTCAACCTGAGCGATGACCGGGAGCTGATGGACCCACCGGGGGACCGGAAGCTGTCCCCCGCCGGCTTCGCGGTTCTGTCCGTGATGCTGGGCCTGATCATGACGTTCGGCTTCCTCAACAATTTCgtcgtcctgctgctcttttgcAAGTTCAAGAAGCTGCGCACGCCGGtgaacatgctgctgctgaacatcagCGTCAGCGACATGCTGGTGTGCATGTTCGGAACCACGCTCAGCTTCGCGTCCAGTATCCGTGGacggtggctgctgggacccaGCGGCTGCAACTGGTACGGCTTCATCAACTCCTGCTTCG GTATTGTGTCACTAATATCTCTGGTGATCCTCTCCTACGACCGCTACAGCACGCTGACGGTGTACAACAAGCGGGGCCCAGACTACCGCAAGCCCCTCCTGGCCGTCGCCGCCACCTGGCTCTACTCCCTGTTCTGGACGGTGCCCCCCCTGCTGGGCTGGAGCAGCTACAGCACGGAGGGCGCGGGAACCAGCTGCTCCGTGTCGTGGACGGCCCGCACGGCGCAGTCGCACGCCTACATCATCTGCCTGTTCACGTTCTGCCTGGGCCTGCCCGTCCTGGTGATGATCTACTGCTACGGCAGGCTGCTCTGGGCGGTCAAACAG GTGGGAAAGATCCGAAAGACAGCAGCCCGGAGGAGAGAGTACCACATCCTGTTCATGGTTCTGACGACAGCGGCCTGCTACCTGCTGTGCTGGATGCCCTACGGCGTGGTGGCCATGATGGCGACCTTCGGGCCGCCCGACATCATCAGCCCCGTGGCCAGCGTGGTGCCCTCCCTTCTGGCCAAGAGCAGCACCGTCATCAACCCGCTCATCTACATACTCATGAACAAGCAG TTCTACAGGTGCTTCCTGGTCCTGTTCCACTGCAAACACTGGTCAGCGGAGAACGGCAACACCTCCGTGGCCTCCAAGACCACGGCCATCCAGCTGAACCGCCGCGTGGGCGACGGCGCCGTGGCCTGCGGCGTCCACGTGGGCCCCGTCGGGCTCCCCCCGTGCAGCGCGGCGGCCGTCAAGAACACGACCGCCCCCGAGGTCACGGCCTGA